One window from the genome of Cucumis melo cultivar AY chromosome 10, USDA_Cmelo_AY_1.0, whole genome shotgun sequence encodes:
- the LOC103489159 gene encoding probable protein S-acyltransferase 22 isoform X1 codes for MRKHGWQLPYHPLQVVAVAVFLALGFAFYVFFAPFVGKKIFQYVMIGIYTPLITSVFGLYIWCAAADPADSGVFKSKKYVNIPDEGKCSHKKCSKLGGESMSFTHDPNAASVEEKSVDKDTTGADANSKDLLQTRKDSAQSKKLSFLSLACFPCAYVCNCLSSKEESSEQHTSEDGMFYCSLCEVEVFKYSKHCRVCDKCVDRFDHHCRWLNNCIGRKNYRQFFTLMVTSLLLHLKTIPSELQLIVQWSSGILVLICCFVEKKRFSVEISSKLGSSFSLAPFIVVVAVCTILAMIATLPLAQLFFFHILLIKKGITTYDYIIALREQEQEQQGVGGQQSPQMSVVSSLTGLSSASSFSTLHRGAWCTPPRLFLEDQFDVIPPETGSVSSLGKRTVSEEATKKKNPAAVRISPWTLARLNAEEVSKAAAEARKKSKILQPVVRSGTTFERETDSGFGSSGHRMVSRPENNRRRGNKRVRLPADLPMQRLTNIPAKAVEKGFSGTSTSLGPLQLEARSAFQTSRAMSSSTMVASSPESSLDSPDIHPFRISSSGAEESKRLTGLSAANAAAQKGLPLSRSTSDGYEASGGEDSDRVPSRIVQRPMSWNNVLYGSDQDERLAQLQASSSNQINSKHTRL; via the exons ATGAGGAAGCATGGATGGCAACTTCCTTACCATCCTCTCCAG gTTGTTGCGGTTGCTGTATTTCTAGCTCTGGGGTTTGCTTTCTATGTCTTCTTTGCTCCTTTTGTTGGGAAGAAGATTTTTCAGTATGTTATGATTGGCATTTATACTCCTCTT ATTACATCTGTGTTCGGCCTATATATCTGGTGTGCGGCAGCTGACCCTGCAGACTCGGGAGTGTTTAAATCGAAAAAGTATGTCAATATCCCGGATGAAGGGAAATGTTCTCATAAAAAATGTTCTAAACTTGGTGGGGAATCAATGTCATTCACCCACGATCCAAATGCTGCCTCTGTGGAAGAAAAATCTGTCGATAAAGATACGACTGGTGCAGATGCAAATTCTAAGGACCTTCTGCAGACACGAAAGGATAGTGCACAATCAAAGAAATTATCCTTCCTTTCGTTGGCATGCTTCCCTTGCGCATATGTGTGCAATTGTTTAAGTTCAAAAGAGGAATCTTCCGAGCAACACACGAGTGAAGATGGCATGTTTTACTGCAGTTTGTGTGAAGTTGAG GTTTTCAAGTACAGCAAGCACTGTAGGGTTTGCGATAAATGTGTCGATCGCTTTGATCACCACTGCAGG TGGCTTAACAACTGTATTGGCCGAAAGAACTATCGACAATTTTTCACCCTCATGGTTACCTCTCTTCTCTTG CACCTCAAGACCATCCCATCAGA ATTGCAGCTTATTGTACAATGGTCGAGTGGAATCCTTGTGCTGATCTGCTGTTTTGTCGAGAAGAAACGGTTTTCTGTGGAGATCTCCTCAAAGTTGGGTAGCAGTTTTTCTTTGGCACCCTTCATTGTTGTAGTG GCGGTTTGTACGATCTTGGCTATGATAGCAACATTGCCACTTGCTCAACTCTTCTTTTTTCACATCCTTCTCATAAAGAAG GGAATTACAACATATGATTATATTATAGCTCTAAGGGAGCAAGAGCAAGAGCAACAGGGAGTAGGTGGCCAGCAAAGTCCTCAAATGTCTGTTGTCAGCTCATTAACTGGACTGAGCAGTGCGAGCTCGTTCTCTACCCTCCACCGAGGTGCATGGTGCACTCCACCACGGTTGTTTCTCGAGGATCAG TTTGATGTGATTCCACCAGAGACGGGGTCTGTTAGTTCTCTAGGAAAGAGGACAGTTAGTGAAGAAGcaacaaagaaaaagaacccTGCTGCTGTGAGGATCAGCCCATGGACATTGGCTAGACTAAATGCTGAAGAGGTTTCAAAGGCTGCTGCAGAAGCAAGGAAGAAGTCCAAAATTCTGCAGCCCGTGGTTAGATCAGGAACTACTTTTGAACGAGAAACAGACAGTGGTTTCGGCAGTAGTGGTCACCGAATGGTTTCACGACCTGAAAATAATAGAAGGCGGGGGAATAAGCGGGTGCGACTTCCAGCTGATCTACCTATGCAACGGCTGACAAATATTCCAGCAAAAGCTGTTGAAAAAGGCTTTTCTGGCACATCAACCAGCCTTGGCCCTCTTCAGCTTGAAGCACGCAGTGCTTTCCAAACAAGCAGAGCAATGTCCAGCTCCACCATGGTTGCCTCTTCTCCAGAAAGTAGTTTGGACTCTCCTGACATCCATCCATTTCGAATATCCTCCTCCGGAGCTGAAGAGTCTAAGAGACTCACAGGCTTATCTGCTGCTAATGCAGCTGCCCAAAAAGGACTTCCACTGTCAAGGTCGACTAGTGATGGATATGAAGCTTCAGGTGGGGAGGACAGCGATCGAGTTCCTTCAAGGATAGTTCAACGACCGATGAGTTGGAACAACGTCTTGTATGGTTCAGATCAGGACGAAAGGCTTGCCCAACTGCAAGCATCATCTTCTAACCAGATTAACAGCAAACATACCCGATTATGA
- the LOC103489159 gene encoding probable protein S-acyltransferase 22 isoform X2, whose protein sequence is MRKHGWQLPYHPLQVVAVAVFLALGFAFYVFFAPFVGKKIFQYVMIGIYTPLITSVFGLYIWCAAADPADSGVFKSKKYVNIPDEGKCSHKKCSKLGGESMSFTHDPNAASVEEKSVDKDTTGADANSKDLLQTRKDSAQSKKLSFLSLACFPCAYVCNCLSSKEESSEQHTSEDGMFYCSLCEVEVFKYSKHCRVCDKCVDRFDHHCRWLNNCIGRKNYRQFFTLMVTSLLLLIVQWSSGILVLICCFVEKKRFSVEISSKLGSSFSLAPFIVVVAVCTILAMIATLPLAQLFFFHILLIKKGITTYDYIIALREQEQEQQGVGGQQSPQMSVVSSLTGLSSASSFSTLHRGAWCTPPRLFLEDQFDVIPPETGSVSSLGKRTVSEEATKKKNPAAVRISPWTLARLNAEEVSKAAAEARKKSKILQPVVRSGTTFERETDSGFGSSGHRMVSRPENNRRRGNKRVRLPADLPMQRLTNIPAKAVEKGFSGTSTSLGPLQLEARSAFQTSRAMSSSTMVASSPESSLDSPDIHPFRISSSGAEESKRLTGLSAANAAAQKGLPLSRSTSDGYEASGGEDSDRVPSRIVQRPMSWNNVLYGSDQDERLAQLQASSSNQINSKHTRL, encoded by the exons ATGAGGAAGCATGGATGGCAACTTCCTTACCATCCTCTCCAG gTTGTTGCGGTTGCTGTATTTCTAGCTCTGGGGTTTGCTTTCTATGTCTTCTTTGCTCCTTTTGTTGGGAAGAAGATTTTTCAGTATGTTATGATTGGCATTTATACTCCTCTT ATTACATCTGTGTTCGGCCTATATATCTGGTGTGCGGCAGCTGACCCTGCAGACTCGGGAGTGTTTAAATCGAAAAAGTATGTCAATATCCCGGATGAAGGGAAATGTTCTCATAAAAAATGTTCTAAACTTGGTGGGGAATCAATGTCATTCACCCACGATCCAAATGCTGCCTCTGTGGAAGAAAAATCTGTCGATAAAGATACGACTGGTGCAGATGCAAATTCTAAGGACCTTCTGCAGACACGAAAGGATAGTGCACAATCAAAGAAATTATCCTTCCTTTCGTTGGCATGCTTCCCTTGCGCATATGTGTGCAATTGTTTAAGTTCAAAAGAGGAATCTTCCGAGCAACACACGAGTGAAGATGGCATGTTTTACTGCAGTTTGTGTGAAGTTGAG GTTTTCAAGTACAGCAAGCACTGTAGGGTTTGCGATAAATGTGTCGATCGCTTTGATCACCACTGCAGG TGGCTTAACAACTGTATTGGCCGAAAGAACTATCGACAATTTTTCACCCTCATGGTTACCTCTCTTCTCTTG CTTATTGTACAATGGTCGAGTGGAATCCTTGTGCTGATCTGCTGTTTTGTCGAGAAGAAACGGTTTTCTGTGGAGATCTCCTCAAAGTTGGGTAGCAGTTTTTCTTTGGCACCCTTCATTGTTGTAGTG GCGGTTTGTACGATCTTGGCTATGATAGCAACATTGCCACTTGCTCAACTCTTCTTTTTTCACATCCTTCTCATAAAGAAG GGAATTACAACATATGATTATATTATAGCTCTAAGGGAGCAAGAGCAAGAGCAACAGGGAGTAGGTGGCCAGCAAAGTCCTCAAATGTCTGTTGTCAGCTCATTAACTGGACTGAGCAGTGCGAGCTCGTTCTCTACCCTCCACCGAGGTGCATGGTGCACTCCACCACGGTTGTTTCTCGAGGATCAG TTTGATGTGATTCCACCAGAGACGGGGTCTGTTAGTTCTCTAGGAAAGAGGACAGTTAGTGAAGAAGcaacaaagaaaaagaacccTGCTGCTGTGAGGATCAGCCCATGGACATTGGCTAGACTAAATGCTGAAGAGGTTTCAAAGGCTGCTGCAGAAGCAAGGAAGAAGTCCAAAATTCTGCAGCCCGTGGTTAGATCAGGAACTACTTTTGAACGAGAAACAGACAGTGGTTTCGGCAGTAGTGGTCACCGAATGGTTTCACGACCTGAAAATAATAGAAGGCGGGGGAATAAGCGGGTGCGACTTCCAGCTGATCTACCTATGCAACGGCTGACAAATATTCCAGCAAAAGCTGTTGAAAAAGGCTTTTCTGGCACATCAACCAGCCTTGGCCCTCTTCAGCTTGAAGCACGCAGTGCTTTCCAAACAAGCAGAGCAATGTCCAGCTCCACCATGGTTGCCTCTTCTCCAGAAAGTAGTTTGGACTCTCCTGACATCCATCCATTTCGAATATCCTCCTCCGGAGCTGAAGAGTCTAAGAGACTCACAGGCTTATCTGCTGCTAATGCAGCTGCCCAAAAAGGACTTCCACTGTCAAGGTCGACTAGTGATGGATATGAAGCTTCAGGTGGGGAGGACAGCGATCGAGTTCCTTCAAGGATAGTTCAACGACCGATGAGTTGGAACAACGTCTTGTATGGTTCAGATCAGGACGAAAGGCTTGCCCAACTGCAAGCATCATCTTCTAACCAGATTAACAGCAAACATACCCGATTATGA
- the LOC103489158 gene encoding uncharacterized protein LOC103489158 yields the protein MELSSSVDSLDTHQDSFPINKEYDDFPLVTVASKPSDFGIQPDNQFHSMSALEILRETVRILRYNSTAFVLIAILVICPVSAVFLSNVLVDESVVKMLTIRLILVAKSSGLPLMPIIEHSCQRFAESILSSAMCFPLFLTLSLVSKAAVVHTVDCTYAKRRFELGLFLAIVRNIWNRLLSTYASVCLAIVGCLTMFLVLLGAVCTTLYVLGFSPDLIVSAAVIVGLVFSIIFANAVIICNIAIVICVLEDVAGPGALLRSCVLIRGQTQVGLLIFLGSTIGTVFVEGLFEHRVKTLSYGDGSSRIWEGPLLVVMYSFVVLTDSMMSAVFYFSCRSSSMVISNGEHDSILDIAISDGSAGIL from the coding sequence ATGGAATTGTCATCCTCTGTTGATTCTCTTGATACCCACCAGGATTCTTTTCCCATCAACAAAGAATACGATGATTTTCCATTGGTTACTGTGGCGTCAAAACCCTCTGATTTTGGGATCCAACCCGATAACCAGTTCCACTCGATGAGCGCATTGGAGATCTTGAGAGAAACGGTTCGGATTCTTCGTTACAATTCTACTGCGTTTGTGCTTATTGCCATTTTGGTCATTTGCCCTGTTTCCGCTGTGTTTCTATCCAATGTGTTAGTTGATGAGTCGGTTGTTAAAATGCTGACTATTCGATTGATATTAGTTGCTAAGTCCAGTGGGCTTCCATTGATGCCTATCATTGAACATTCATGCCAGAGATTTGCAGAGTCGATTCTTTCCTCAGCTATGTGTTTCCctttgtttcttactctttcTTTGGTATCTAAAGCGGCTGTCGTTCATACGGTGGATTGTACATATGCAAAAAGAAGGTTTGAATTAGGCCTGTTTCTTGCTATAGTTCGTAATATATGGAATCGTCTTCTCTCCACGTATGCTTCGGTGTGTCTTGCAATTGTTGGTTGTCTTACAATGTTCTTGGTTCTGCTTGGAGCTGTTTGCACTACTCTTTATGTATTGGGGTTTTCGCCTGATCTAATTGTATCTGCTGCTGTGATTGTGGGGCTTGTCTTCTCTATTATTTTTGCTAATGCTGTCATCATCTGCAACATAGCTATTGTTATCTGTGTGTTGGAAGATGTTGCGGGACCTGGGGCATTGCTTCGATCTTGTGTTCTTATTAGGGGTCAAACTCAAGTGGGTCTTTTGATATTTCTGGGATCTACAATTGGGACAGTGTTTGTGGAGGGATTGTTTGAACATAGGGTTAAGACATTGAGCTATGGAGATGGGTCTTCCAGGATATGGGAAGGGCCTCTTTTGGTGGTTATGTATTCATTTGTTGTTCTTACTGATTCTATGATGAGTGCAGTTTTTTACTTCAGCTGCAGATCTTCGAGTATGGTGATCTCAAATGGTGAACATGATTCAATTTTGGATATTGCTATCTCTGATGGATCAGCTGGTATTCTTTGA
- the LOC103489157 gene encoding protein argonaute 7: MEESDEPKTTNKFNNKTGTFKARINPHHPHPHPHPHLLHHQYQHHQLWQYSNQYAFCNQNHFQRCCPVLLPLPLPLPLPSPIPLQLALPPSKTTRPKPHLQKPSCKLSNPPLAATSDTHVPIIKISPAPEGLRLKSSLPLKGENGKVSQSKPEVLVAARRPDSGGVEGPVIPLLANHFLVQFDPSQRIYHYNVEISPNPSKEVARMIKQKLVEDNSDLLSGASPAYDGRKNLYSPIEFVRDRLEFYVSLPIPSSRMKVSEGEIEHKQAFKLFRISIKLVSKFDGMELNRYMTKEGDDWIPIPQDYLHALDVVLREGPNEKCIPVGRSLYSSSMWGGKEIGGGVVGLRGFFQSLRPTQQGLAMNVDCSVTAFHESIGVIPYLQKRLDFLRDLSQRKTRGLTIEERKEVEKALMHIRVFVCHRESVQRYRVYGLTDEPTESLWFADRNGKNLRLVGYFKDHYNYDIQFRNLPCLQISRSKPCYLPMELCMICEGQKFLGKLTDEQTTRMLKMGCQRPKERKANIDGVMQGPVGPTSGVQGREFSLQVSKEMTKLSGRVLQPPKLKLGEGGQIRDLIPSRHDRQWNLVDCHVFEGTRIERWGLISFGGVPDQRSNIPRFINQLSRRCDQLGIFLNSKTVVPPQFESTQVLNSVSLLESKLKKIHGAASNNLQLLICVMERKHKGYADLKRIAETSIGVVSQCCLYPNLAKLSSQFLANLALKINAKVGGCTVALYNSLHSQVPRLLRMDKPVIFMGADVTHPHPLDDFSPSIAAVVGSMNWPAANKYVSRMRSQTHRQEIIVDLGTMVEELLEEFYQEVNELPSRIIFFRDGVSETQFYKVLQEELQAIKTACSRFHNYKPPITFAVVQKRHHTRLFPFKVDPSSNQTEVLDENIPPGTVVDTVITHPKEFDFYLCSHWGVKGTSRPTHYHILCDENQFTSDELQKLVYNLCYTYNRCTKPVSLVPPAYYAHLAAYRGRLYLERSDSTTHTRGISTVSRAAPPKTMPLPKLNENVRKLMFYC; this comes from the exons ATGGAAGAGTCAGATGAGCCTAAGACTACCAACAAATTCAACAACAAAACTGGGACTTTCAAAGCCAGGATTAACCCTCATCATCCTCATCCTCATCCTCATCcccatcttcttcatcatcaataTCAGCATCATCAGCTATGGCAGTACTCAAATCAGTATGCTTTTTGTAACCAGAACCATTTCCAAAGATGCTGTCCTGTCCTTCTTCCCCTTCcccttcctcttcctcttccttctcCTATTCCTCTGCAACTTGCTCTTCCTCCAAGTAAAACCACAAGACCAAAGCCCCATTTGCAGAAGCCTTCTTGTAAGCTCAGTAATCCTCCTTTAGCTGCCACCTCTGATACCCATGTCCCAATAATAAAGATTTCTCCAG CTCCAGAAGGGCTACGACTGAAAAGCAGTTTGCCACTTAAAGGAGAAAATGGAAAAGTGAGTCAAAGTAAACCAGAAGTATTAGTGGCTGCAAGAAGACCAGATTCTGGAGGTGTGGAAGGGCCAGTTATTCCTCTTTTAGCTAACCATTTCTTAGTTCAATTTGACCCTTCACAACGTATTTACCATTACAATGTAGAAATTTCTCCCAACCCTTCTAAAGAAGTTGCTAGAATGATTAAACAAAAACTTGTCGAAGATAACTCAGATTTGCTCTCTGGGGCGTCTCCTGCTTATGATGGCCGCAAGAATCTTTACAGCCCAATTGAGTTTGTCAGAGATAGGCTTGAGTTTTATGTCAGCCTTCCAATTCCTTCCAGCAGGATGAAAGTTAGTGAAGGAGAGATTGAACATAAGCAAGCCTTTAAACTCTTCAGGATAAGTATTAAACTTGTTTCAAAATTTGATGGGATGGAACTGAATAGATACATGACAAAAGAGGGAGATGATTGGATTCCAATTCCTCAAGATTATCTTCATGCCTTAGATGTTGTATTGAGGGAAGGCCCAAATGAGAAATGTATACCTGTGGGAAGATCTCTGTATTCAAGTTCAATGTGGGGAGGCAAAGAAATTGGGGGAGGAGTTGTTGGCTTAAGAGGTTTTTTCCAAAGCCTTAGACCCACACAGCAAGGCTTAGCTATGAATGTAGATTGTTCTGTCACTGCTTTCCATGAAAGCATTGGAGTGATTCCTTACTTACAAAAACGTCTTGATTTTCTTAGAGATCTTTCTCAGAGGAAGACAAGAGGTTTAACcattgaagaaaggaaggaagtGGAGAAGGCTTTAATGCATATCAGAGTTTTTGTTTGTCACAGAGAGAGTGTTCAAAGATACAGAGTTTATGGCTTAACAGATGAGCCTACTGAGAGTCTCTGGTTTGCTGATAGAAATGGGAAGAATCTAAGATTGGTGGGTTACTTCAAGGATCATTATAACTATGACATTCAATTCAGGAATTTGCCTTGTTTGCAGATTAGTAGAAGTAAGCCATGTTATCTTCCTATGGAGCTTTGTATGATTTGTGAAGGGCAAAAGTTTCTTGGGAAGCTCACTGATGAACAGACTACTAGAATGCTGAAGATGGGTTGCCAGAGGccaaaggaaaggaaagctaatATTGATGGTGTAATGCAAGGTCCTGTCGGGCCAACCAG TGGGGTCCAGGGAAGAGAATTCAGCCTCCAAGTTTCAAAGGAAATGACCAAATTAAGTGGGAGAGTTCTTCAACCACCCAAGCTAAAGCTTGGCGAAGGTGGCCAGATTCGAGATCTAATTCCCTCCCGCCATGACCGACAGTGGAACCTTGTCGATTGCCACGTTTTTGAGGGAACGAGAATTGAGAGATGGGGATTGATAAGTTTTGGTGGTGTCCCGGATCAGAGGTCAAACATTCCTAGATTTATAAACCAGCTCTCAAGAAGATGTGACCAATTAGGCATATTTCTCAACAGTAAAACAGTTGTACCACCTCAATTTGAATCAACCCAAGTACTCAACAGTGTCTCACTGTTGGAATCTAAGCTTAAGAAGATTCACGGAGCTGCATCTAACAACCTTCAGCTCTTGATATGTGTGATGGAGAGGAAACACAAAGGCTATGCTGATTTGAAACGCATTGCCGAGACTAGTATCGGCGTTGTAAGTCAATGTTGCCTTTATCCTAATCTTGCCAAGTTGAGCTCTCAATTTCTGGCTAATTTGGCTCTTAAGATTAATGCCAAGGTTGGTGGTTGCACTGTTGCTTTATACAATTCGTTACATTCACAAGTACCTCGACTGCTCCGAATGGATAAGCCTGTGATCTTCATGGGTGCTGATGTAACTCATCCTCATCCCTTGGATGATTTCAGCCCCTCCATAGCTGCTGTGGTTGGTAGCATGAATTGGCCAGCAGCAAACAAGTATGTCTCCAGAATGAGATCACAAACACACAGACAAGAAATCATTGTGGATCTCGGAACAATGGTCGAAGAGCTGCTCGAGGAATTTTATCAAGAAGTGAATGAATTGCCATCACGAATCATATTCTTCAGAGACGGCGTGAGTGAAACCCAATTCTACAAAGTGCTTCAAGAGGAATTGCAAGCTATAAAAACAGCCTGTTCTAGGTTCCACAATTATAAACCTCCTATAACTTTTGCTGTTGTTCAGAAGAGACATCACACAAGATTGTTCCCATTCAAAGTCGATCCATCTTCGAATCAAACTGAGGTTCTTGATGAAAATATTCCGCCCGGGACAGTCGTTGATACCGTAATTACTCACCCAAAGGAATTCGATTTCTATCTATGCAGCCATTGGGGGGTGAAGGGAACAAGCAGGCCTACACATTATCATATCTTGTGTGATGAGAATCAATTCACTTCTGATGAACTACAAAAGCTAGTTTACAACTTATGCTACACATACAACAGGTGCACAAAGCCTGTTTCATTAGTACCTCCAGCTTATTATGCTCATCTTGCTGCTTATAGAGGCAGACTTTACCTTGAACGATCCGACTCAACAACTCATACTCGAGGAATATCCACTGTCTCTCGAGCTGCCCCTCCAAAAACAATGCCTCTACCGAAACTTAACGAAAATGTTAGGAAACTAATGTTCTACTGTTGA